Proteins found in one Luteimonas chenhongjianii genomic segment:
- a CDS encoding SixA phosphatase family protein, which produces MRELILLRHAHAEPALPGQADIDRPLSAEGLAEAEAAGRWLRDKQLVPDCVLCSPARRTRETLEAVLAVIGYVDQRLVPAIYEATPGTLATVLDEDRDSSRVMLVGHNPGLERLTALLHTGQTGEYRGMPPAGIAVLSLPTGAAVEPAAAELSAFWWP; this is translated from the coding sequence ATGCGCGAACTGATCCTGCTCCGCCATGCCCATGCCGAGCCCGCACTGCCGGGACAGGCCGACATCGATCGGCCCCTGTCCGCCGAGGGTCTCGCGGAGGCCGAGGCGGCCGGACGCTGGCTGCGCGACAAGCAGCTGGTGCCCGACTGCGTTCTGTGCTCACCGGCGCGGCGCACGCGCGAGACCCTCGAAGCGGTGCTGGCCGTGATCGGCTATGTGGACCAGCGACTGGTGCCGGCGATCTACGAGGCCACACCGGGCACGCTGGCTACCGTGCTCGACGAGGATCGAGACAGCAGCCGGGTGATGCTGGTGGGCCACAACCCCGGCCTGGAACGGCTGACGGCCCTGCTGCACACCGGCCAGACGGGCGAGTACCGCGGCATGCCGCCGGCCGGGATCGCGGTCCTGAGCCTGCCGACCGGCGCCGCGGTGGAACCTGCGGCGGCAGAGCTGTCGGCTTTCTGGTGGCCGTAA
- a CDS encoding YheT family hydrolase: MRGSDYAPPMWLRSPHVQTLLASSDLRRRRSAQTLAATGAVTTAHLVDGGDGVRLQGHHSVVPGIEPRGLALLLHGWEGSTESSYMRLTAAQMLGLGFEVFRLNFRDHGGTHHLNPAIFHSNRIDEVVHAALDIAARFAPRPMLAAGYSLGGNFALRLALRAPAAGLQLAGVAAVCPVIDPSRTMLHMERGHRLYLRHFERTWRASLRRKRELFPEQLAFDDATLGLGMRELTDWLVRTHTDFGSLDNYFDGYSIAGNRLSSLQVPADILMAADDPVIPLDAFHDLTLPAHARVEISRWGGHCGFLLDHSLDSFAERWVAGRLSGHARAAQTSSERTRLAAAIRARPRSPEA, translated from the coding sequence GTGCGCGGCAGTGATTACGCACCGCCGATGTGGCTGCGCAGTCCACACGTGCAGACCCTGCTGGCCAGCAGCGACCTGCGTCGTCGCCGCAGCGCGCAGACCCTGGCGGCGACCGGCGCCGTCACCACCGCGCACCTCGTCGACGGCGGCGACGGTGTGCGCCTCCAGGGCCATCACAGCGTGGTGCCGGGGATCGAGCCGCGCGGCCTTGCCCTGCTCCTGCACGGCTGGGAAGGCAGTACCGAGTCGAGCTACATGCGCCTGACCGCTGCGCAGATGCTGGGGCTCGGGTTCGAGGTGTTCCGGCTCAACTTCCGCGACCACGGCGGCACCCACCACCTCAATCCGGCGATCTTCCATTCCAACCGCATCGACGAAGTGGTGCACGCGGCGCTCGACATCGCCGCCCGCTTCGCGCCCAGGCCGATGCTCGCGGCCGGCTATTCGCTGGGCGGCAACTTCGCGCTGCGCCTGGCATTGCGCGCGCCCGCAGCCGGACTGCAGCTCGCCGGAGTGGCCGCGGTGTGCCCGGTCATCGATCCCTCGCGCACGATGCTGCACATGGAACGGGGTCACCGCCTGTACCTGCGCCATTTCGAGCGCACCTGGCGCGCATCGCTGCGCCGCAAGCGCGAGCTGTTCCCGGAGCAGCTCGCCTTCGACGACGCGACCCTCGGCCTGGGGATGCGCGAGTTGACCGACTGGCTCGTGCGGACGCACACCGATTTCGGCTCGCTCGACAACTATTTCGATGGTTATTCCATCGCCGGCAACCGGCTGTCGTCACTGCAGGTCCCGGCCGACATCCTGATGGCGGCGGACGATCCGGTGATTCCGCTGGACGCCTTCCACGACCTGACGCTGCCGGCGCATGCGCGGGTCGAGATCAGCCGCTGGGGCGGTCATTGCGGGTTCCTGCTCGACCACTCGCTCGACAGCTTCGCCGAACGCTGGGTCGCCGGCCGGCTGTCGGGCCACGCCCGCGCCGCGCAGACGTCCTCGGAACGCACGCGACTGGCGGCCGCGATCCGCGCCCGCCCCCGTTCGCCGGAAGCCTGA
- a CDS encoding phospholipase D family protein: protein MHVLTRAAVLALTLATAACTTLSPARRDAAAHIAVEARSTEVVCERADACATPSPLRELGERALARSTPSAPQHYALLLEYGQDALLARLDLIRGAQRTIDLQTYIFDEDDSGHLVLEELLAAARRGVQVRLLVDQLSALRTVETLSALAGAHTNFEMRIYNPVLGRARITYPQYALAAACCWRRLNQRMHSKSLLVDGVVGITGGRNYQDDYFDWSDSFNFRDRDVLIAGPVVETMKQSFVAFWHAPLSTPVEQLADVGRHLLRDGVPPVSFQNYQRPARVAAMSADAEDADLVRQRLADLALAVGPVEFIGDLPGKHRRDREAAQASIAATPRLRELIESAQDEVLLQTPYLVLSKPAEQMFAELHARPDPPQVLVSTNSLAATDSFITYALSYKYKRRHLRDFGFHIYEYKPFPEDAPIDLEVTGAVDISWNADGSVNLDESGTEGASATREAVIAARPASVAPLTREYSALRYAGIGVNRQVPLNRTGLRMGLHAKSLVVDTRIGVVGTHNFDPRGDTYNTENAVVIEDARFAERLAASIRRDMSPANAWTIARRDSPAVFSGLDYSMAKVSEQLPIFDLWPTRYATSFEFQPGPGCPEPLPPDAPGFRACYAPVGDFPEVSLGWRSLMTRIFTAFGAGLVPIL from the coding sequence ATGCATGTCCTGACCCGTGCCGCCGTGCTGGCCCTGACGCTGGCCACCGCCGCCTGCACCACGCTTTCGCCGGCCCGGCGCGACGCGGCGGCGCACATCGCGGTGGAGGCACGCTCGACCGAAGTGGTCTGCGAGCGTGCGGACGCGTGCGCGACGCCCTCGCCGCTGCGCGAACTGGGCGAACGCGCACTGGCGCGCAGCACGCCGTCCGCGCCGCAGCACTATGCCCTGCTGCTCGAGTACGGCCAGGACGCGCTGCTCGCCCGCCTCGATCTGATCCGTGGCGCGCAGCGCACGATTGACCTGCAGACCTATATCTTCGACGAGGACGATTCCGGCCATCTTGTGCTCGAGGAACTGCTCGCCGCCGCGCGGCGCGGGGTCCAGGTGCGTCTGCTGGTGGACCAGCTCTCGGCGCTGCGCACGGTGGAAACACTGTCCGCGCTTGCCGGCGCCCACACCAACTTCGAAATGCGGATCTACAACCCCGTGCTCGGCCGTGCGCGCATCACCTACCCGCAGTACGCGCTGGCCGCGGCCTGTTGCTGGCGCCGGCTCAACCAGCGCATGCACAGCAAGTCCCTGCTGGTCGACGGCGTGGTCGGCATCACCGGCGGCCGCAACTACCAGGACGACTATTTCGACTGGAGCGACAGCTTCAACTTCCGCGACCGCGATGTGCTGATCGCAGGTCCGGTGGTCGAGACGATGAAGCAGAGCTTCGTCGCGTTCTGGCATGCGCCATTGAGCACGCCGGTCGAGCAGCTTGCGGATGTCGGTCGCCATCTGCTGCGCGACGGCGTGCCGCCGGTGTCGTTCCAGAACTACCAGCGCCCCGCGCGCGTGGCGGCGATGTCGGCCGACGCCGAGGACGCGGACCTGGTGCGCCAGCGTCTGGCGGACCTGGCGCTGGCGGTGGGCCCCGTCGAATTCATTGGCGACCTGCCGGGCAAGCACCGCCGTGACCGCGAGGCGGCGCAGGCCTCGATCGCCGCGACGCCGCGCCTGCGCGAGCTGATCGAATCCGCGCAGGACGAGGTGCTGTTGCAGACGCCCTATCTGGTGCTGTCGAAGCCGGCCGAGCAGATGTTCGCCGAGCTGCATGCCCGGCCCGACCCGCCGCAGGTGCTGGTGTCGACCAACAGCCTGGCCGCGACCGACTCCTTCATTACCTACGCGCTGTCCTACAAGTACAAGCGCCGGCACCTGCGCGATTTCGGCTTCCATATCTACGAGTACAAGCCGTTTCCGGAAGACGCGCCGATCGACCTGGAAGTCACCGGCGCGGTGGACATCTCGTGGAACGCCGACGGCAGCGTCAATCTGGACGAGAGCGGAACCGAAGGCGCATCGGCCACGCGCGAGGCGGTGATCGCCGCGCGACCGGCCAGCGTGGCGCCGCTGACCCGCGAGTACTCCGCGCTGCGCTACGCCGGCATCGGCGTGAACCGTCAGGTCCCGCTCAACCGCACGGGCCTGCGTATGGGACTGCATGCCAAGTCGCTGGTGGTCGACACGCGCATCGGCGTGGTCGGCACCCACAACTTCGACCCCCGCGGCGATACCTACAACACCGAGAACGCCGTCGTCATCGAGGACGCCCGTTTTGCCGAGCGCCTGGCGGCGAGCATTCGCCGCGACATGTCGCCCGCCAATGCCTGGACGATCGCGCGTCGTGATTCGCCGGCGGTGTTTTCGGGGCTGGACTATTCGATGGCGAAGGTGTCGGAGCAGCTGCCGATCTTCGACCTGTGGCCCACCCGCTACGCCACGAGTTTCGAGTTCCAGCCGGGGCCGGGCTGCCCGGAGCCGCTGCCGCCGGACGCGCCGGGCTTCCGCGCCTGTTATGCGCCGGTCGGCGACTTCCCGGAAGTGAGCCTCGGCTGGCGCAGCCTGATGACGCGGATCTTCACCGCCTTCGGCGCAGGCCTCGTCCCGATCCTCTGA
- a CDS encoding lysophospholipid acyltransferase family protein, producing the protein MTSSPDHAEADASGMPARVLRYCVRVPLLIWHLGVDLPILLLSMLPPIGRRRLRSGERVDHRMIRWWQGGLMRVFGFSVRRVGTPLPGATLFVANHVSWIDIVALHSQRMVGFVAKREIAGWPVVGWLAARGETIFHQRGSRESMGGVLDEMVARLREGRPVAVFPEGRTRGGDVVGPFHARIFLAAVEANVPVQPVALRYGRDASAQAVVAFREHESFMANFLRLLGEEPREAQVVFLEPILPGSSDGRRGLAEVSRERIVAALETRA; encoded by the coding sequence ATGACGTCTTCCCCCGACCACGCCGAAGCCGACGCCAGCGGCATGCCGGCGCGTGTGCTGCGTTACTGCGTGCGTGTCCCGTTGCTGATATGGCACCTCGGCGTGGATCTGCCGATCCTGCTGCTCTCGATGCTGCCGCCGATCGGACGGCGCCGCCTGCGCAGCGGCGAGCGCGTCGATCACCGGATGATCCGCTGGTGGCAGGGCGGGCTGATGCGCGTGTTCGGATTCTCGGTGCGCCGTGTAGGCACCCCGCTGCCGGGCGCGACGCTGTTCGTCGCCAACCACGTCAGCTGGATCGACATCGTGGCGCTGCACAGTCAGCGCATGGTCGGCTTCGTGGCCAAGCGGGAGATCGCCGGCTGGCCGGTGGTGGGGTGGCTGGCAGCGCGCGGCGAGACGATCTTCCACCAGCGCGGCAGCCGTGAATCGATGGGCGGCGTGCTCGACGAGATGGTCGCGCGGCTGCGCGAAGGCCGGCCGGTCGCCGTGTTCCCCGAAGGACGCACCCGCGGCGGCGACGTTGTCGGGCCGTTCCACGCCCGGATCTTCCTCGCCGCGGTCGAGGCCAATGTCCCCGTGCAGCCGGTGGCGCTGCGCTACGGCCGCGATGCGTCCGCGCAAGCGGTCGTAGCCTTCCGCGAGCACGAGTCGTTCATGGCCAATTTCCTGCGCCTGCTCGGCGAGGAGCCGCGCGAGGCCCAGGTGGTGTTTCTCGAGCCGATCCTGCCGGGCAGTTCCGACGGCCGCCGCGGCCTGGCCGAGGTCTCGCGCGAGCGCATCGTCGCCGCGCTGGAAACGCGCGCGTGA
- a CDS encoding META and DUF4377 domain-containing protein: protein MHRPLILLLPLALAACGGSPSSSPDPAATAPSNAAAAIPDAAPADHRPALEAYHWRLVEATTGTGAGIDALTGGSGDALQLDFSDGGVQVSNVCNNMAGNVALDDDRITVDQVISTLMACADPALTARESAIAERLPGTHRIALTVGPPPRLTLSLDNGDVLTFEGTPTAATRYGGAGETVFLEVAPERIACEHPASDGRCLQVREVRYDDEGIRTPGDADWTPLQEIEGFTFEDGVRSVVRVKRFDVPAPAVDAPAQAYVLDTVVESETAAQ, encoded by the coding sequence ATGCACCGCCCTCTGATCCTGCTGTTGCCGCTGGCGCTGGCCGCCTGCGGTGGGTCGCCATCGTCATCGCCGGACCCGGCCGCGACAGCGCCATCCAACGCAGCGGCAGCCATCCCGGATGCCGCGCCGGCCGACCATCGCCCCGCCCTGGAGGCCTACCACTGGCGTCTGGTGGAGGCCACGACCGGAACCGGGGCGGGCATCGACGCGCTCACCGGCGGCAGCGGAGACGCGCTGCAGCTGGATTTCTCCGACGGTGGCGTGCAGGTGTCCAATGTCTGCAACAACATGGCGGGCAATGTCGCCCTCGACGACGATCGCATCACCGTCGACCAGGTGATCTCCACGTTGATGGCCTGCGCCGACCCGGCACTGACGGCGCGCGAATCGGCGATCGCTGAACGACTGCCCGGTACCCATCGCATCGCGCTTACGGTCGGACCACCGCCGCGGCTGACGCTGTCGCTCGACAACGGCGATGTGTTGACGTTCGAAGGCACCCCGACCGCGGCAACGCGCTACGGCGGCGCGGGCGAAACGGTCTTCCTCGAGGTCGCGCCCGAGCGGATCGCCTGCGAGCACCCCGCGTCCGATGGACGCTGCCTGCAGGTGCGCGAGGTGCGCTACGACGACGAAGGCATCCGCACGCCGGGCGATGCGGACTGGACGCCGTTGCAGGAGATCGAGGGCTTCACCTTCGAGGATGGCGTACGCAGCGTGGTGCGCGTGAAGCGCTTCGACGTGCCCGCGCCGGCGGTCGACGCGCCGGCGCAGGCCTATGTGCTGGACACGGTGGTGGAGTCGGAGACCGCAGCGCAGTGA
- a CDS encoding YbhB/YbcL family Raf kinase inhibitor-like protein — MRIHSDSFEPGRPIPATYAVGTRDGFGGNRNPHLAWDDVPAGTRSFALLCIDPDAPTDPSLAGKAGVEIPVEHPRGSFVHWAVVDLPAELREIAEGSASDGVTKGGKRNPPGPAGARQGLNDYTGWFAGDAGLAGDWFGYDGPYPPPNDLRTHRYFFRLFALDVARLDVPERFTAGDVLRAMQGHVLAEALVWGSYALHPQAAAV, encoded by the coding sequence ATGCGTATCCACAGCGACAGTTTCGAACCCGGCCGGCCGATTCCGGCGACCTATGCGGTCGGCACCAGGGATGGCTTCGGCGGCAACCGCAACCCGCACCTGGCCTGGGACGACGTGCCCGCGGGTACGCGTTCATTCGCCCTGCTGTGCATAGACCCCGACGCGCCAACGGATCCTTCGCTGGCCGGCAAGGCAGGGGTCGAGATCCCGGTCGAGCATCCGCGCGGCAGCTTTGTGCACTGGGCGGTGGTCGACCTGCCGGCCGAGCTGCGCGAGATCGCCGAGGGCAGCGCCAGCGACGGCGTGACCAAGGGCGGCAAGCGCAATCCGCCCGGGCCGGCCGGCGCCCGCCAGGGCCTCAACGACTACACCGGCTGGTTCGCGGGCGACGCCGGACTCGCGGGTGACTGGTTCGGCTACGACGGCCCGTATCCACCGCCCAACGACCTGCGCACGCACCGTTATTTCTTCCGGCTGTTCGCGCTCGACGTCGCCCGGCTCGATGTTCCCGAGCGCTTCACGGCGGGCGATGTGCTGCGCGCCATGCAGGGCCACGTACTGGCCGAAGCGCTGGTCTGGGGCAGCTATGCGCTGCATCCGCAGGCTGCGGCGGTCTGA
- a CDS encoding VOC family protein gives MFRPQIYVNLPVEDLDRSVRFFTALGFAFEPRFTNENATAMIIGEDSFVMLLVKPFFQTFTSRPLCGRDRTAAIIALSQPDRASVDAIVEQARAAGATVPGPPVDHGHMYQHAFEDPDGQLWEVFYMDASAFDAG, from the coding sequence ATGTTCCGTCCCCAGATCTACGTCAATCTGCCGGTCGAGGACCTCGACCGCAGCGTGCGCTTCTTCACCGCGCTGGGCTTCGCCTTCGAACCGCGCTTCACCAACGAGAACGCGACCGCCATGATCATCGGCGAGGACAGTTTCGTCATGCTGCTGGTCAAGCCGTTCTTCCAGACCTTCACCAGCAGACCGCTGTGCGGGCGTGATCGCACCGCCGCGATCATCGCCCTGTCGCAGCCGGACCGTGCGAGCGTCGATGCGATCGTCGAGCAGGCCCGCGCGGCCGGCGCCACCGTACCCGGCCCGCCGGTCGACCACGGCCACATGTACCAGCACGCTTTCGAGGACCCGGACGGACAGCTGTGGGAGGTGTTTTACATGGATGCCTCCGCATTCGACGCCGGATGA
- a CDS encoding VOC family protein, whose amino-acid sequence MRVDPYLYFDGDCAAAFRFYAGLLGCTAPVLMPYGDDPTCAGGVAVAPDRIMHGCIDIDGGFLMGSDVPPGTPLPRAPHAFVSLGVDSDADAERIFAALAERGEIRAPMAETFFAHRFGMVVDRFGTGWMVLRSKPC is encoded by the coding sequence ATGCGTGTCGATCCCTACCTCTATTTCGATGGCGACTGCGCTGCCGCGTTCCGGTTCTATGCCGGCCTGCTCGGCTGCACCGCACCGGTACTGATGCCCTACGGCGACGATCCGACCTGCGCCGGGGGCGTTGCCGTAGCGCCCGACCGGATCATGCACGGCTGCATCGACATCGATGGCGGGTTCCTGATGGGATCCGACGTGCCGCCGGGCACGCCGCTGCCACGTGCGCCACACGCCTTCGTCAGCCTGGGCGTGGACAGCGACGCCGACGCCGAGCGGATCTTCGCCGCGCTCGCCGAACGCGGCGAGATCCGCGCGCCGATGGCCGAGACCTTCTTCGCCCACCGCTTCGGCATGGTGGTCGACCGTTTCGGTACGGGCTGGATGGTGCTGCGTAGCAAGCCCTGCTGA
- a CDS encoding tetratricopeptide repeat protein, giving the protein MSQQIYQALQRGANAEAAALAHQAMATAPTDVETLSAAALAFRSNGDRDAALSTIDAAIAQMPDNAELHFLRAGMLLDTRDLGGAQAALAQTIALDPNQYGAYVVQAQMAIGRNDLAEAERQSKLAARVAPEHPWTLMLEGTVASRRGDHDRALSLLTAASQRAPEDVQVLNALGFAYLAKGHLAFAEQAFRRILEKTGHAPLRGLLAQILFQQGRPAEAADEIAALMTDPAHVSPSMQTFAGELELQARRFDRARPLLQAAFAAHPESRRATNGLLLLWEATGNTEDTRDTLDAALARDAQWDHLWLARLAMESFGSDVSRELIARWTAARPEHVPALQAQLALEAGTGELEAAEATARKIAELQPGHGNANEFLFNRLLGRDPDAAVAFAEGLLPAASAPARVMLRRWIAMAQDKAERPADAMATWMALNVEATANVGAPPAPSAAPASWPEIGTVEGTVRPTVFLYGPPGAQADRIANPLQRALPEFRSDRFTTPIQDAFQDTTAPVRLAAGEFTGEQVADSWVAQLPARGIGDGAVIDWLPFWDNAWLLALRTRMPHARLLLALRDPRDMLLDWLAYGTPLAMKITDADSAATWLAAHLAQLADLIEQDLFPHTVVRTDAPGEDLERLASRFAEALGVPTFPTPPRALLGPDRIPAGRWLAYRDVLAGPIATLTPVAVRLGYRQD; this is encoded by the coding sequence ATGTCGCAACAGATCTACCAGGCCCTGCAACGCGGCGCGAATGCCGAAGCCGCCGCACTGGCCCACCAGGCCATGGCCACCGCGCCCACCGACGTCGAGACCCTGAGCGCGGCCGCGCTGGCGTTCCGCTCGAACGGCGATCGCGACGCCGCGCTGTCGACGATCGATGCGGCCATTGCGCAGATGCCCGACAACGCGGAACTCCATTTCCTGCGCGCGGGCATGCTGCTCGACACGCGCGACCTGGGCGGCGCGCAGGCCGCGCTCGCGCAGACCATCGCGCTCGATCCCAACCAGTACGGCGCCTATGTCGTGCAGGCGCAGATGGCGATCGGCCGCAACGACCTCGCCGAGGCCGAACGCCAGAGCAAATTGGCCGCGCGCGTCGCCCCCGAGCACCCGTGGACGCTGATGCTGGAAGGCACCGTGGCCTCGCGCCGCGGCGATCACGATCGCGCCCTGTCGCTGCTGACGGCGGCGTCGCAGCGCGCGCCCGAGGATGTGCAGGTGCTCAATGCACTGGGGTTCGCCTATCTCGCCAAGGGCCATCTCGCGTTCGCCGAACAGGCGTTCCGGCGCATCCTGGAGAAGACCGGTCACGCGCCGCTGCGCGGGCTGCTGGCGCAGATCCTGTTCCAGCAGGGCCGCCCGGCCGAGGCCGCCGACGAGATCGCCGCGCTGATGACCGACCCGGCCCATGTCTCCCCGTCCATGCAGACCTTCGCCGGTGAGCTCGAGCTGCAGGCCCGGCGCTTCGACCGTGCCAGGCCGCTGCTGCAGGCCGCGTTCGCGGCCCACCCCGAATCACGCCGCGCCACCAACGGGCTGCTGCTGCTCTGGGAAGCCACGGGCAACACCGAGGACACCCGCGACACGCTCGACGCCGCGCTGGCACGCGATGCGCAGTGGGACCACCTGTGGCTGGCGCGCCTGGCGATGGAGAGCTTCGGCAGCGACGTCTCGCGCGAACTGATCGCGCGCTGGACCGCGGCGCGTCCGGAACATGTGCCGGCGCTGCAGGCGCAGCTGGCGCTCGAGGCCGGCACCGGCGAACTCGAGGCCGCGGAAGCCACCGCGCGCAAGATCGCCGAATTGCAGCCGGGCCACGGCAATGCCAACGAATTCCTGTTCAACCGGCTGCTCGGACGTGATCCCGATGCCGCGGTCGCCTTTGCCGAAGGCCTGCTCCCGGCCGCCAGTGCGCCTGCGCGCGTGATGCTGCGCCGCTGGATCGCGATGGCGCAGGACAAGGCCGAGCGGCCTGCCGACGCCATGGCCACCTGGATGGCGCTCAATGTCGAGGCGACCGCCAACGTCGGCGCCCCGCCGGCGCCCTCGGCCGCGCCGGCCAGCTGGCCGGAGATCGGCACCGTCGAAGGCACGGTGCGGCCCACGGTGTTCCTCTACGGTCCACCCGGCGCGCAGGCGGACCGCATCGCCAATCCGCTGCAGCGCGCGCTGCCCGAATTCCGCAGCGACCGCTTCACCACGCCGATCCAGGATGCCTTCCAGGACACCACGGCGCCCGTGCGCCTGGCCGCTGGTGAATTCACCGGCGAACAGGTCGCCGACAGCTGGGTGGCGCAACTGCCCGCGCGCGGCATCGGCGATGGGGCGGTCATTGACTGGCTGCCGTTCTGGGACAACGCCTGGCTGCTGGCGCTGCGGACACGGATGCCCCACGCACGGCTGCTGCTGGCGCTGCGCGACCCGCGCGACATGCTGCTCGACTGGCTCGCCTACGGCACGCCGCTGGCGATGAAGATCACCGATGCCGACAGCGCGGCGACCTGGCTGGCCGCGCATCTGGCGCAGCTCGCCGACCTCATCGAGCAGGACCTGTTTCCGCATACCGTCGTGCGTACCGACGCCCCGGGCGAGGATCTCGAGCGCCTGGCCTCGCGCTTTGCCGAGGCACTCGGCGTGCCGACGTTCCCGACTCCGCCGCGCGCGCTGCTCGGCCCCGACCGGATCCCGGCCGGCCGCTGGCTCGCCTATCGCGACGTACTCGCCGGCCCGATCGCGACCCTGACCCCGGTCGCGGTCCGCCTGGGCTACCGACAGGACTGA
- a CDS encoding hotdog fold thioesterase gives MFRSDTTLDQLNTMSAGTAIATLGIVFTELGPDFLRATMPVDARTHQPYGLLHGGASALLAETLGSTAGGLAAPDGHGVVGIEINANHLRGVRAGSVTGTARPLHVGRSTQVWEIRIEDVAGKLVCISRLTLAVVPKP, from the coding sequence ATGTTCCGTAGCGACACCACGCTCGACCAGCTCAATACGATGTCCGCCGGCACCGCGATCGCGACGCTGGGCATCGTCTTTACCGAACTGGGCCCCGATTTCCTGCGCGCGACGATGCCTGTCGATGCCCGCACCCATCAGCCCTATGGCCTGCTGCACGGTGGCGCATCGGCATTGCTGGCCGAAACCCTCGGCAGCACCGCCGGCGGCCTGGCTGCACCCGACGGACACGGCGTCGTCGGTATCGAGATCAATGCCAACCATCTGCGCGGCGTCCGTGCCGGCAGCGTGACCGGGACGGCGCGCCCGCTGCATGTCGGGCGCAGTACCCAGGTCTGGGAGATCCGCATCGAAGACGTGGCCGGCAAGCTGGTCTGCATTTCACGGCTGACGCTCGCCGTCGTGCCGAAACCCTGA
- a CDS encoding YceI family protein gives MQFVFVPLLRRLVAAGLLCAVAPAWAAMEPGSASSMDIARSEIGFSLRTRWGQELVGRFGDWQGEIAVLPDGRHQVRLALAADSVEIVGSRVYTRITRGPGVFDVKRFPQILFVSDPYPANLAREGGEMTGVLSIRGVQRREAFRIAASECERPAFDCDVTGTGDVRRSQYAMDRWDYALADQVRFSLRIRALDQR, from the coding sequence ATGCAGTTCGTATTCGTACCCCTGCTGCGGCGGCTCGTGGCCGCGGGCCTGCTCTGCGCGGTCGCCCCCGCCTGGGCGGCGATGGAACCCGGCAGCGCTTCGTCCATGGACATCGCGCGTTCGGAGATCGGCTTCAGCCTGCGCACCCGCTGGGGCCAGGAACTGGTCGGCCGGTTCGGTGACTGGCAGGGCGAGATCGCGGTGTTGCCGGATGGTCGCCACCAGGTGCGGCTGGCCCTCGCCGCCGACAGCGTGGAGATCGTCGGCAGCCGCGTCTACACCCGCATTACCCGCGGCCCGGGCGTGTTCGACGTCAAGCGGTTTCCGCAGATCCTCTTCGTCTCCGATCCGTATCCCGCCAACCTGGCACGCGAGGGTGGCGAGATGACCGGCGTGCTGAGCATCCGTGGCGTCCAGCGCCGCGAGGCCTTCCGTATCGCCGCCTCGGAATGCGAGCGCCCGGCCTTCGATTGCGACGTGACCGGGACGGGTGATGTCCGCCGCAGCCAGTACGCGATGGACCGGTGGGACTATGCGCTCGCCGACCAGGTGCGTTTCAGCCTGCGGATCCGGGCCCTGGATCAGCGCTGA